The Clostridium sp. AWRP genome has a window encoding:
- the secG gene encoding preprotein translocase subunit SecG has protein sequence MHIFLVILQLIIGIMLVAVVLIQPGKTNGLSGLISGGSGESFYSRNKSRTSEAMLVRMTVILAILFAIICVVQNFIK, from the coding sequence ATGCACATTTTTTTAGTAATTTTACAACTGATAATTGGAATTATGCTTGTAGCAGTTGTGCTGATACAGCCAGGTAAAACTAATGGGTTGAGTGGACTTATATCTGGTGGATCAGGTGAAAGCTTTTATTCAAGAAATAAATCAAGGACTTCAGAAGCAATGTTAGTAAGAATGACTGTTATACTAGCTATACTATTTGCAATTATATGTGTAGTGCAAAATTTCATAAAGTAA